The genomic window catttaatattcagatcagatTGAGTCAGACAACATACTTagcctatttaacctatttaaaacctGCTTAATCTATTTCTAATCCATTCAATtcgatctgtttaatctatttaatttatttaatccatttaatctaatttgacatATTTAATAAATGAATTAAGTATGTTAAATCGAATTAGCTGTTTAATAAACTAATCAAATTCAGATCTGAatttctaaattatttaataaataggttagatTTAGATTGATGATTTTCTAAATCGATTTGTATTGATTCGATCTGTATCCAATCTGATCCGATCTAATTGCCACTCCTAATTCTCAAGAACTCACAACCCTCTTTCTCGCTATTGAGAGAAACTAGTAACCAGGCTCTCACCCTCACCACTTTTCTAACTTTTAATAGATCTATATTGGGATCCAGCAACCATGGCCATCCTTCTATTGCACACCTATTAATATtcctaaattttttatctataaatCAGAATAACGAAGAGCTCTGATTATAATTCCAGGTCATTTTCGACCACCAAAATTTGCAAGCCTGGTGTTTCCTTCCATCTTAGACTTCTCTGAAGACATCATAGTTGAAGATAAAAAATGAGAGTAAGGAGAAGGAACAGTTTAGATGTTGAAAAGGTTGATATAGAGGATGGGAATGCAAAAGGGAATTGCGcagcaaaaagaagaaaaatggaaacGAGGAAGTTAGGATTGGACTTGGACGCTCCCAAGGCTCACACAAATCTATATCATCTTCGGCCACCAAAATCTACTGCCACTCTTGCTTCCTCCCATCTTAGCCTCCTCTCTAAATGCCcagattaagtttttttttttaaaaaaatacagttAGGAGATGGGAAAAAAAGCTGTTAAAGAGGTAGAAATAAAGgactagggttttttttttttttcgaggcAACAGGACTTGGGATTGAAACAGAGAAAAAGAACGGATCGGACTAGGAAACTCCCAAGGATCACATTTGCTTTGATCAAGTGTGACAATCCCAAACACCGACAAAAGGAAACAATCAATGAAGAAATCTCCTAAACCCAAGCAAAATTTGGACACAAACTGGAAATATTACACATTCAAAGTCCAAAAGCTCAAGAAAGATAAAAAATGGCGTAGGATTCAATCTCTGGAATAAAAAATTCGAACCTTTCAAATAAAACAACTAATTCAAACTGGGTTAGTCAGCCATGATAGATGGCAAGCCATTGGTGCGAGCATCTTATCATCTCAAGCAAGAAACCAATTGAGAGCTCatgcacacacagagagagagagagagagagagagagagagagaggagaacccGAAAATCCCAAGTTGGCATAAATTGTTCGAGACCAGATGGGAGGTGAGCTTAAGCCATCAATAGATGCAACTATTTCTCTATCATCTTTGGAGGCAAACATCACAATTGATCTTTGAAAACATCCAACTAGTTAGTGGTAGAAAATATTTAGTTTCGATAGCATAGTTTGCTAGACTCCCCTATCGCCGCATTAGATTGCTTGGCTGTGGTCAAAGCTTTTAGAGGTCGGTGTCATCCTACTATTGACTGCTCTAGAGATCTTGACAGAGACGGGAAGGATCCTGTTAGCGCTATCTCGCACCACCTCATCCTTTTAGTTGTTACTGATGGGCTCCCTCAGACCCATTTCCTCAAACATTACCTTGACATATCGTCGGAAGAGAATAGGGCTACGACAAAGGAGCAAGTCATGGGAGAGTCCATGATGATAGAGGTATCTAGGTGCCATTCAGTGGCTGGTCTTCTACAATTTACTTTTTATCGAGCTTCTGAAAGAAGCGAAGGTGAAGGAAAAGGGGGAGCGAAGAAGGGGAGTTGGATACTATCATCATCGTCGTGGGAGAAAGTGAATCTGAATCATCTTATTAAACCTTTAAAGGTCAAGGGTATTTTGTGCTAAAAATGATACTAACTTACCATATTGTGGTCGCCTAACACATCTCCTAAACTTATTGGCGATCGAGGGAAGGATCATAAATACAATGTCaaggatttgattgaaatttttacaatgaaaaggGTGCAAGTGATTGGGTGCTGACAATCTATCCAGGTGCACGGTAATAATCGCTGAACGCCGCATGGTACCGGTGAACTGAGCGGTGATACGTAACAGTATCATATGAAAATCATTCAAAAgagatattatttatataaataatgttTGATAGCCAAAATGATATTTCTACCATAATTCTCAAAATATCTATCCACCGTCTCTATTCTAATTTTATGTTTAGTTGAAAATCTATGCaacccattgaaaaaaaaaatattattttttaatttaaaataagataaatttttttatcacgatggatctaaaataaatatttcattattCAACTTGAAATAGCTTAAACCagatagaagagaataagatgtaATTAATACATCTTGGATTGGAATTGCTAAACTCGTGGGCTTCACTATCATTTTATAGTGTGTTGGAGGGAATAAGGTGGAATAAGCCATGATTTCATCTTATTTTTGGCAACCAAATACTATCATAGAGAACTAAAGATAAATCTTCAGCTATATTTTCAACTTAAAAGTAGCTACGTACTTGAGTTTCGAGTAAAAATAGCTAtacatttaaaatataaattaaaagtaaCTATCCATTTTAGCTGAAATGATCCTTGTACCTTTATATTCTTTAAAAtactatagtattatattatcatactataatattcctttacaataagttagtattacattatatttgtgtagtattactttataataatacagtgttgctttattgtattatgttagtataatatttttttacaataagatagtattatattatattaatataatatttttttataataatatagtattactttattatattatactagtatagtattcctttacaataagataatattatattatcatagtataatatttttttactgtagtaTTACTTTGCAACAATGCTGTGTTACTTtataataatgtaatataattttatattagcatcatattactttataataatgtagtattattttatatctgCAAAGTCAATTATATCATTTTATCTCTATTTAgatagttgttgggtataaaataccccccagccgaagttcgtaacaggagtgaccctccagggattctaccgacttccgaccttcggcgatatctctccgaacctctctggcggccgagcctccgcaacactcccaagttttgccgacggataagcccctcACCAGCGTCGAcaggattcttcgcgacggacggactccacccaagtttccacgatgatcgaccaccttctagacttcgtccgaactcctacgggagctggacttcatccccgacttcaattgcaggtagacttcgcccggactcctatgggagccggacctcgtcctcgactccggctgcaggaagacttcgtccggactcctacgggagccggacttcgtccccgactccgctgcaggaagacttcgtccggactcctacgggagccggacttcgccccgacttcaattgcaggtagacttcgtctggactcctacgggagccggacttcgcccccgacttcaattgcaggtagactccgtccggactcctacgggagccgaacttcatccccgactctggctgcaggaagacttcgcccggactcctacgggagccggacttcgcccccagcttcaattgcaggtagacttcgtccggactcctacaggagccggacttcgcccccggcttcaattgcaggtagacttcgtccggactcctacgggagccggacttcgcccccggcttcaattgcaggtagacttcgtccggactcctacgggagccggacttcacctccggcttcaattgcaggtagatttcgtccggactcctacgggagccgaacttcgcccccgacttcaattgcaggtagatttcgtccggactcctatgggagccggacttcgcccccagcttcaattgcaggtagacttcgtccggactcctacgggagccggacttcgcccccggcttcaattgcaggtagacttcgtccggactcctacgggagccggacttcgcccccggcttcaattgcaggtagacttcgtccggactcctacgggagccggacttcacccccggcttcaattgcaggtagacttcgttcggactcctacgggagccggacttcacccccggcttcaattgcaggtagatttcgtccggactcctacgggagccggacttcgcccccgacttcaattgctggtagactccgtccggactcctacgggagccgacttcgtccccgactccggccgcaggaagacttcgcccggactcctatgggagccggactttgtccccgacttcgactgcaggaagacttcgcccggactcttacgggagccggacttcgtctccgacctcgactgcaggaagacttcgtccggactcctacgggagccagactccgagctcctattgcaagcgacccactccgagtttccgccgcaaacgatctacttcaaatttctaccacgagcggtccgtgccggattcccaccgtaagccttcacccgagcttccattatgggcaaattcctttcagatttctgttgcagacaggccttggccgagactcctcgacaagtgatccccatccgggcttctatggagaccggactccgaccgaacttctataagcgggcaaatgccgcGCTCACGGattccagtagctggacccctttGGCgaacgaacctctccagcaccatccgacatccacagcCGGTTGGCCCTCTGCCAAAGTTTGTGCGAAACCGGGCTACGTCTGCGGGaagcctctgatcgagctcctacggcaagtggtcctcccttgccgccttaacgcccaaggcacccaacaagatttgcagcatccgagctcctctcagatgggtagctagccacctctctccgccagacaccccaaccgaacttcagccgacaggtctggaccccctggcaggccgcagtaacggccacaactctgctccacttcctgcaatggattccgtgcggctccatcaccccctggcaggccgcagtaacggccacgactctgctccacttcctgcggcggattccgcgcggctccatcactccctggcagaccacgataatggccacggctctactccacttcctgcgacggataccgcgcagctcctccactctctggcaagtcacgacaacggacgccgcgccactccccgcaacagactccacgtagcaagtcacggtgatggccacgattccactcaactacttttcataacaagctccttctggccccgaacggcccacggcCAAACGGCtgcaaacgtcgctatcagtccgttgcgccctccgcctataaaagggggaactccagatacgttattctctaagctctactttctatcccaaaactctgctaaaattttcgttcgagcactccattcttgttgaggcagagaactgacttgagcatcggagggtcttgtcggagcaaccccaactccggtttagacttcttttgcaggtcccggcggcaaccgcgactctctcgactccagcttctccgatgcaggtggatttttgcaccaacaacagttatttttaaattatattttaaataaataattatttttatttaaaatttagatgaataattatttttaaatttaaatttaaatttaaatagatagTTTTTCTTAATTTACTCTCATCTATATCCTCCGCGAGCATATTTCAAGTTCCGCGACTATAATTCGGTATGATGCTCTGCAGGTCACATTATACATTTCAACGATATTCCACTTGTAGCCAACTTGTTCGACGAATTGATGAAGCTCAAAGTTGGTGGGATTGAGAGCCAATCGTACGATTGATCTGGTCCGCACTAGTCGGTTGGCAAGCCCAGATTCCAAAAACTCATCTTGACCTCCTCCGCGGCCGATCGCAATCGTCATCTCCCTTCTGGTGCTTCTTCTTCCCCCAGCTCGTCCGACCCCCACCGTGATCCAATCGAATGGCAGAGGCCCCATCGATCCACCGCACGGAGATCTTGAAGCAGATCGCGGTGGACTACTGCCCGGAGGTATGCGACCACTCCCCGGAGGCCGGCGAGATCCACGTCACCTACGACCACCGCGGCGGCGCCCGGTGGCGCTCCCCGGCCCGCTTCCGCTACGGCACCTTCGGCGCTCGCATCCGCTGCCCCGCCGGCAACACCAGTGGCCTCAACTTCAACATCTACCTCTCCTCCCTCGAGGGCGACAAGTCTCAGGACGAGATCGACTTCGAGTTCCTCGGCAAGGACAAGACCTCCGTCCAGACCAACTTCTACACCACCGGCGCCGGCGCCCGCGAGATCATCCACCCTCTCGGCTTCGACGCCTCCGAGGACTTCCACGAGTACCTCATCCGCTGGGAGCCCGACCGGATCGAGTGGCTGGTAGACGGCGCGGTGATCCGAGAGGAGGTGAGGAAGGACGGGGAGCCGTGGCCGGAGAAGCCCATGTTCCTCTATGCCTCCGTGTGGGACGCCAGTTACATCGACGGAGGGCGGTGGACTGGACAGTACATTGGATGCGACGCGCCCTACGTTTGCAGTTACAAGGACGTGAGGGTTCCCATCGAAAGCATTGTGGTGGAAGAGGAGGAAAGCAAGTAGAGGTATTTGTCTCTCCGTTTGGTTTGTATGGGTTTTAATTGTGGTTTATGTGTTTGTTGATTTGTGCTTCTGTGGAGAGTGTGGGATGACGTTTTGAGTTTTCGCTTGCTTGATTCCATTTCCTTGTTGTTTTATGTGCTTGTGGGTTGATTCTGTGCTGCATTCCAAAATGGGTTCGAAATGCTGGTATCTACAGGGAATTGAAACAATTGCAGCTGATGCCAAAAATGTTTCAATGAATAACTACCTACTACTCTGATGGGGATTAGATGTTGTTTGTTTGTTGGGGCTCTGATGAGCACCGACAGTCTGATTAAATGCTtcgagtttggatttttttttttttttggttggtaaGGGAGGTATAACCACCCGTCATGTATTGAGTCTGTAGGAAAAAAATTACAGCAACTGAGAATTCAGATTCACAGCCACATTACAGCAAAATCGAATTGAGACTAATTCTCCGAAACTCCCAAAACGTTCCCAAATCCAGCCTAGGATCAAAACAGAGGAGTGTCAGCATTTACCGAATTCTCTTGAATCCCAAACGGAGTTGCAAAATTGGTTGGTCATGCTGGAGGCTGGTGTGCCAGGAGTCTGAGGGCCATCCATATCTTTTCATGACCGTCTCGATTTTTAGGAGAAGGGAGGTGCATCCAATCATGAAAAGATGGCAAAATTTTTGGGACAACAGCATAATTAGAGCAGCTCTTCTTCATAAAAATTCTTGAGTTTCTTTCACACCAAATTCCGTAGCAAATCACTGCCAAACAACTGAatttcttcttcttccagtctATCCCAATTCCATGCACTCGTAGGAGCCAATCTCGGATGTTCAAATGGGTTTTGAATGCCATCCAAATGCAACGGGAAAATGGACATTTGATCAGAATGTGAGAGATAGATTCTGAATTTGCTCCACACAGAACACACTTTGTACTGATTTgccaatcctttttttttttttttttgtcaaaactTCCTCAGTATGAAGCTTGTCACGAAGGACAAGCTAAAACAATGTTTCCACCTTTTTCTGGGATAGCGACCTTCGAAAGAACTTTGTAGTATGGACAGATCAAAGCATCATTATTGATGAAACCATGATAAGAGTTGGCAGAGAACAAAACTGTTGTTAGTGAGCTTCCAAGAGGGCACATGGGTGACTTGGGATAGTTTGACATTGGCCAAGCAATGTTAATGATGTGATCATATCGTGCTTGATGATGTGACGATGACTTTGGCTGATGTTTTTTGTTTCTCTTTTTGGCATCTATATTGATGTGGCACAGACTTTGGCATCATTCACATCGTCTATGCTTATAGCTTCGCAGCCTTTCTTATGCTTCTTTTTGATTGTGTCATTTTTTTAAACTTCGCTCCGGTACATTCGAATACTAGCCAATGTAGAAAAGATGtgccgatttttttttttttttgggtaaaaaaaaGGTGTGCAGAGTTCAATACATCATTTTAGCCTATAGAATGGTTTGATTTTAGCAGTTTGGTAGCCAAACTCCATTGAGGTTTTAGTATGCGTTCAACATAAATTTCTCAATGCAAGAAGATTGGCTATAATTTCTATCATgcctttgatctaaaatcatgaattaaggatcacagcAATGACCTCATATTCATGAAGAACACTTTTCAGAAACATGTAAGACATTTCATCACGATATCAAATACATCATAGTGaagataatttaaataattaaaagtgACAATTTGATTAGTTAACAAATCCaatcaataaataaaatttgaaagtcTTGCATCAAATGTATCAACTAATGATCCTATAAAGTGTAGTAATAAATCTAAATTTAGCTACAATGATGTTGTTGAATCTTGCCTCTAAACTCACTTCCAAATAGAATCCATATccaaaattaaatatttgaatctgaaaaagaatgaagaaataAGACTCGACAGCCCAATAAATAATGAATACCTTAACTACATAATTCATATGATAATATAGGATGCAATAATCAAGATAGAATTTACTATTAATAAGTATCAAAGCATAATTAATTCATTCTCAAAACATAAGTCCAGTAACTTTagtatctttcaaatattcatatacataataatttatatgattcaaaatcaattatattcaataatttaatttaaaataaattttatttaattcatcAGTATTTAATTTTAATCACACTTATATCCTATGGCTAGGCTAGAAACAAAATACACTTACCTCCTACGGAGTTGGCTGGAATATTGCACTTATACTTTGCAAAGTGGTCCAAAGTACCATACTTAAAGCTTTTGGCGATGTCAAAATACTACACTTACATCTGGCGGCGGGATCAGAATATCATATCTATACCTTGTGGTGGGACTAAAATACTATATTTATGCCTTGTAAGCAAGGTCAAAAATAGAATCATGATCTTAATAATAGTTAGAGTACTAATGCATAACCTCTAATTGGTAGGGTTTAAAATGTAGTCAGACTGACAATCTAAATCCAATACATTTCAAAATTCTTTCCATAAAATAACACATATtccataatcaaattaaaatatgcATATACAATATCAAATAAAGTAAACAATTATTGTAATAGTCAgacaaatattttttcaaaatttcatatcaattttcattcaaacataatttcataaaattcataaactagatataaattaattaataatttattcgatgtttcaaataatattatataaatgaaAAAGCTAGAGAATGTAGATCATTACTTATCTTTGTAGAAACGATAAactgatagattcaatcaatccagattttcttctttagaatctaatattcaaaaatcatatttttatgcaaatttaatcatgattattttcaaaataaacattCCGAGTTTTAACACTATCATAAAGCTACTTAAGCGGTAGTGCCCGACATCCCACTCAATCTGACCACATTGATATTATCTAATCATATTTGCATTAGGGTACAAATAGTTTTAAAAATCATTGGTAATCAAATCTAGCGGTATCTAGTCTAGCAAGAGTGTGTGTTGGCATACTGTTCGGCGATCTGAATCAGGATTTTCTTTCCTAAAATAAGATCAGAAtcattgaagaaaaatttttcttagaTCAAACAATTCTACACAagcagtggagagagaaaatttgtaaagagagaaattagagagagaaaatggagagagaaatcaagaaaaataaagagagagaaggagggagagagagagaatagagagaaactccatttgtttttctttcttttttttttttccttcttttttttttttcttgtcttctttcttcttcttttcttttttatcttttattattggTGGCACAAGGGACTCGCATTCTCCTTCTTTCTGAGATAGAGGAGGGGTCATAGCTGGCGTGACGATGGTTGGGGCCATGGCAATGCATTCGGAGGTCATCCAATTGGTAGTTGGTGGCGACAATTGCCTTCGAAAAATCAAGAACCCACTAGAAAGCAGAGGAAACAACAGTGCTTGGCCTTCTAAAAGAAGTCTGCCAATAGCTGATTGCTCATCACGACCCATCAGCTAAGAAATAGGAGGGAAAGGTAATTTTTCGATTGCCAGTCTCTTACCTAGCTTTCCAGCGATGCTTAGGCTATAGTCGTGGTAGAAACTATCGAGCAAAACTTAGAAATTATCGGCAAAACCCTTCGAACTCCAATGTGGGATTCAAAGGAGTTCAAGGTCCCTAAATAGAGTGGAGAGGCTGAATCTCTATCAAAGCTGGCTTTCCTCCAGCGAAATCAGGAGGGAAGTCTTCTTTTTTATCtttggttttcttttcttttttgttttccagTTTTGGGCCTAAATCAGGATGCTAGGCCGGTCAATGGACCATGCCACATCTGAGTCATCACAATTCCAATCTTGCTTTGTGGCAGAAATATGATGCAAGAATGTGCCGAGATTGATATGATTGACGTCTAGTGATGAAATATAGAGAGATGCCAAAATAAATTGTGCGTGTGGATGGAGACTTATGTGCTCAATCTAAAGCCAAATATTAGTTTGCCAAAAATTCTTGTGTAGACTTAGTCCACGATAAATGCCGTAGACTaagctaataaaaataaaaatagtcatATTTTAGTTGATGAATGGTTGGGAATTGAGTTGAGATTGCATCAATGAATAATCAATAAAATCAATGAGGTAATCCATGAAATGCAACTCAACTCCCAACCATCCATCAACCAAAATATGGCTCTGTCTTTGTTTTTATTAACTTAACCTAACTATAGACTAAATCTATACAAAATTTCTCTTACTTGCCCATGGAAGAGATGCAACATGATGCATCTTGTGTCCCTGAGATTGTAATCACTTGGTGACAGTAATCTCCAACAATTAAATGTTGCTGCCATTTTTTTAGATTGCTAAAATGTTACAATTTCTGTCATTCGATTTCTATTTTTACTTTGAAAGTTCTTCACAATTTAAAAGGCCAAAAGCCAGAACCAAATGGCCAAATGGAGCGAGTTAGGTGTGACGCGAGTTCACACCTAATTCTCTCCCATATGCGGACACGTTCAAATGAAGGGTCGTTTGTTTTGATTCGTTCCACCATGTGAAATTATTGTAGCAACTTCACGGGGCCTGTCTATGATTGGACTACCGCAAATTTTAAAGCAACCAAAGTACAAAGTAGTGGTTTTTATTTAATGCGATATGCTTGTGGAACACTCTACCGATATATTTTATTGGATTCTAGAAACAAATTAGTTGTTGAATTGCTTTTCTAATGGCAAAAGCTGAATGCTGAATGGTCATGAGCGTGGTTGTTTGAGGGTCGTCCTATTGCCAATTCTTAAAATGATTGTCACTTGGAATCTGTACATGATGACGAGAATATCTATTATTATAATCTACCCCCAGAGTTCCTATCACATCCACTTTCAAAAAAGCCGAATCATGATACGCGATCAGGGATTACCATTCTAAATTCCATGGCTGTTCTTTTTATAAATTGTTTCAGACTCTTCCATCGTCACATGAAATGTGATGAAATCTCTCATTCTGCAGCTGTTCAGTTTTAAGTTTATCAACATGAGACTAATAGTAATAACCAGTCCCGAATATAAAACATGCGAACAAAAGTGGCATTAAATTGTATCACGAGGCCAGTTTCGAGAATATGAACGGATATAATTGTTGAATCCTTGCTCATATTACCcaaggaaaaatagaaagaaaagaaaagaatccaAACCCAAATGAAATGTACAATTGAGATTTCAGTTAGTTACCATGCCCATATCTACTTAAGGAAGCAAAAGAGAACTACGGTGGATAAGAAGACAAATCTCATAATTACAAGATTCTGACTCGAACTCTAGTCGAAGTGTGAGAATTACGCATCAGAAAGAT from Elaeis guineensis isolate ETL-2024a chromosome 4, EG11, whole genome shotgun sequence includes these protein-coding regions:
- the LOC105043392 gene encoding xyloglucan endotransglucosylase/hydrolase protein 31, with translation MAEAPSIHRTEILKQIAVDYCPEVCDHSPEAGEIHVTYDHRGGARWRSPARFRYGTFGARIRCPAGNTSGLNFNIYLSSLEGDKSQDEIDFEFLGKDKTSVQTNFYTTGAGAREIIHPLGFDASEDFHEYLIRWEPDRIEWLVDGAVIREEVRKDGEPWPEKPMFLYASVWDASYIDGGRWTGQYIGCDAPYVCSYKDVRVPIESIVVEEEESK